The following are encoded in a window of Panicum virgatum strain AP13 chromosome 5N, P.virgatum_v5, whole genome shotgun sequence genomic DNA:
- the LOC120672836 gene encoding HVA22-like protein f has protein sequence MGVLGALARNLDALVGPGVMLLYPLYASMRAIESPSTLDDQQWLTYWVLYSLITLFELSCWKVLQWFPLWPYMKLLFCCWLVLPIFNGAAYIYEAHVRRYFKIGSYVSPYYNERQRRVLQMMSLDARKSVERFIETHGPDALDKIIRAAEEEAKRT, from the exons ATGGGTGTTCTTGGTGCCCTTGCTAGAAATCTGGACGCCCTTGTTGG GCCGGGGGTCATGCTCCTTTATCCTCT CTACGCGTCGATGCGCGCGATAGAGAGCCCTTCTACCCTGGACGATCAGCAGTGGCTCACCTACTGGGTCCTCTACTCCCTGATCACCCTCTTCGAGCTCTCCTGCTGGAAAGTCCTGCAGTG GTTCCCGCTGTGGCCGTACATGAAGCTGCTCTTCTGCTGCTGGCTGGTGCTGCCCATCTTCAACGGCGCGGCCTACATCTACGAGGCGCACGTCCGGCGCTACTTCAAGATCGGCAGCTACGTGAGCCCCTACTACAACGAGCGCCAGCGCCGGGTGCTGCAGATGATGAGCCTCGACGCGCGCAAGTCCGTCGAGCGCTTCATCGAGACGCACGGGCCCGACGCGCTCGACAAGATCATCCGAGCC GCTGAAGAGGAAGCGAAGAGGACCTAG
- the LOC120674955 gene encoding uncharacterized protein LOC120674955, translated as MDTGPVRRNRTAVSFSRVHAPSENGLGQPKEAFDDFELVKYKFAAPLALHGDPSRSLSPPASTATPSPSPRPRTCRPSTPARFCVPRPKAATLVSLSHSLLSQVAAARAARGDAAAASRARRIAFLLSSRGAWGLGWDYLRHYTFSSATGCGLSCAAAASRLLAAAAEASRLRSATDAAGPLREVVMDVKWEVEEGELLKDCLEVGAKDLQGLLVIAKDLFAGASKASILSLNTSKYWGKVDDGKMHQFNW; from the exons ATGGACACCGGGCCCGTGCGCCGAAACAGGACCGCCGTCTCCTTCTCGCGCGTGCACGCACCGTCCGAGAACGGCCTGGGTCAGCCGAAG GAGGCCTTTGATGATTTCGAGTTAGTCAAATACAAATTCGCAGCACCACTGGCCCTGCACGGTGACCCTAGCCGGagcctctcgccgccggcgagcaccgcgaccccttctccctctcctcgTCCTCGTACTTGTCGCCCTTCCACCCCCGCGCGCTTCTGCGTTCCGCGTCCCAAGGCCGCCACCCTCGTGTCCCTCTCCCACTCGCTCCTCTcccaggtcgccgccgcccgcgccgcccgtggcgacgccgccgcggcctcacgCGCCCGTCGGATCGCGTTCCTCTTGTCATCCCGTGGCGCCTGGGGGCTTGGCTGGGACTACCTCCGGCACTACACCTTCTCGTCGGCCACCGGGTGCGGCCTCTCCTGCGCGGCCGCCGCGTCCCGCCTCCTCGCTGCTGCCGCGGAGGCCTCGCGCCTCCGTTCCGCCACTGACGCCGCC GGGCCGTTGAGAGAGGTGGTGATGGATGTGAAGTGGGAGGTGGAGGAAGGGGAGTTGCTCAAGGATTGCCTGGAAGTGGGAGCAAAGGACTTGCAAGGCTTGCTTGTCATTGCCAAAGATCTTTTCGCAGGTGCTTCAAAAGCTTctat ATTGAGTCTGAACACTTCAAAATACTGGGGTAAGGTGGACGACGGTAAGATGCATCAGTTCAACTGGTAG
- the LOC120672835 gene encoding GDSL esterase/lipase At5g45670-like, whose protein sequence is MAEARRLLWLAAVACWAAAGARADPQVPCYFIFGDSLVDNGNNNYIVSLARANYPPYGIDFAGGPSGRFTNGLTTVDVIAQLLGFDYFIPPFAATSGDELLGGANFASAAAGIRAETGQQLGGRIPFAGQVQNYQTAVATLVSILGDQDTASEHLSRCIFSIGMGSNDYLNNYFMPAFYNTGSRFTPEQFADALIADYRRYLQVLYSYGARKVVLIGVGQVGCSPNELARYSADGATCVGRIDGAIQIFNRRLAGLVDEFNALPGAHFTFINAYNIFADILANAASYGFTVTNAGCCGVGRNNGQVTCLPYQAPCANRDQHIFWDAFHPSEAANIIVGRRSYRAQSPNDVYPMDISTLASI, encoded by the exons atggcggaggcgaggcggctgctgtggctggcggcggtggcgtgctgggcggcggcgggggcgcgggccGACCCGCAGGTGCCGTGCTACTTCATCTTCGGCGACTCGCTCGTGGACAACGGCAACAACAACTACATCGTGTCGCTGGCGCGCGCCAACTACCCGCCCTACGGCATCGACTTCGCCGGCGGGCCCTCGGGCCGCTTCACCAACGGGCTCACCACCGTCGACGTCATCG CTCAACTGCTGGGTTTCGACTACTTCATCCCGCCGTTCGCGGCGACGAGCGGCGACGAGCTCCTCGGCGGCGCCAACTTCGCGTCCGCCGCGGCGGGGATCCGCGCCGAGACCGGGCAGCAGCTGGGCGGGCGGATCCCGTTCGCGGGGCAGGTGCAGAACTACCAGACGGCGGTGGCGACGCTGGTGAGCATCCTGGGCGACCAGGACACGGCGTCGGAGCACCTGAGCCGCTGCATCTTCAGCATCGGCATGGGCAGCAACGACTACCTCAACAACTACTTCATGCCGGCCTTCTACAACACGGGCAGCCGCTTCACGCCGGAGCAGTTCGCCGACGCGCTCATCGCCGACTACCGCCGGTACCTGCAGGTGCTCTACAGCTACGGCGCGCGCAAGGTGGTGCTGATCGGGGTCGGGCAGGTCGGGTGCAGCCCCAACGAGCTGGCCCGCTACAGCGCCGACGGCGCCACCTGCGTCGGCCGCATCGACGGCGCCATCCAGATCTtcaaccgccgcctcgccggcctcgTCGACGAGTTCAACGCGCTCCCCGGCGCCCACTTCACCTTCATCAACGCCTACAACATCTTCGCCGACATCCTCGCCAACGCCGCGTCCTACGGCTTCACGGTCACCAACGCCGGGTGCTGCGGGGTGGGCAGGAACAACGGGCAGGTGACGTGCCTGCCGTATCAGGCGCCGTGCGCTAACAGGGACCAGCACATCTTCTGGGACGCCTTCCACCCGTCGGAGGCGGCCAACATCATCGTCGGCCGCCGATCCTACCGCGCCCAGTCGCCCAACGACGTCTACCCCATGGACATCAGCACGCTCGCATCCATCTGA
- the LOC120672834 gene encoding uncharacterized protein LOC120672834 yields the protein MAQSNAAEPFSIRGFATSMRAVDAAECYPFGGCWVEEEPPPPPPPLPPMDTKPPSRWWKHELAAARARLSAGAKGGEAVATRGDGGGPRKGNKRKGARSGSAAERAKKRLRVLQVRSFLKNKEKTCKPQSTTRLHQHMLHMALLRKHRSSIVHTRTELESRKKLDEAWDCMLPHENSVKRRSRERTDPFNEMHSNLFGRKEPNSSVSKQGIEVSGATNYPTNTGCEVVRNATGPKDDIFADLPLLELESSKTMFRTGVGELPAVIEESFITSQSEADSIPEAVPLRLIDASDITARMPSPLEDLVKSEVSPDNEPAFVSHNDGAGSHPAIVEIDCVTHHKNICMLKPGLGDTQLEFNGSTSSHSDLRSKCGSSDPQQGCFDANKNCHQEIKKHGASSTTISPAMRTRTEATKCKDVSVKGRKITDISAVVALPAPMNHLSSQVSVLPSAATQGVFNTRTNTNGMSSNRSMPAKEWIPSTRPSGNFRSNVGPCAPLSKECGPSTRPSGNFRNNVDPFVPLSTDNQGSWHSKLHPVCSPANIGMAFMKLPGLERMEISNCNVEIGENKFKSAQSMKTVRYQKQQLVSGMTNVMQCQKKTGLCNSQVGKTIPDACPGQGNHNLQHPTVRLMGKTVSICNHSKDHNVPTMGKVVSAPANVPIEANYPSTTSCQLPQKRSFPCQDSVVSRGHLNDSSDFSARIPNSVSEQNTSFISLHNQRLQQKNTASSTIKDSTWNFGSQFSRQSELNNSSMVSTNSKIRHVELHQPPHRVSIPQNQQSHLWASASHMIREDHIFVSSATNQCSPVPQSLINASMKEKYQKSTLLSYDDPSSMPIHQPYQIPGENLSSAPAISFLGYGVDNSLSRSSSPGLSLSLTTGLAKKSVSTGRPTCMGNLTNTDGRTVAGFADPISNGPAYTDNVSQQPAKRQLVTDRQDFTSMGLNIVNHSPGWSLSDAVGPRVLDFSKRMARDVQTARNESNNSRSSSGPAPPIETRSRVGVVAGINTMLRQGQNLNDHSKLLYSTKFSVDNGINSVVLL from the exons ATGGCCCAGTCCAACGCCGCCGAGCCATTCTCGATACG GGGGTTCGCCACGAGCATGCGGGCCGTGGACGCCGCCGAGTGCTACCCGTTCGGCGGCTgctgggtggaggaggagccgccgccgccgccgccgcccttacCGCCGATGGACACGAAGCCACCGTCCCGGTGGTGGAAGCacgagctggcggcggcgcgggcccggCTCTCGGCAGGCGCCAAGGGCGGAGAGGCCGTGGCAACccgcggcgacggtggcggtCCGCGGAAGGGGAACAAGAGGAAGGGAGCCCGCTCGGGTTCCGCGGCCGAGAGGGCCAAGAAACGGCTGCGCGTCCTTCAAGTTAGGTCCTTTCTGAAGAACAAG GAGAAAACTTGTAAGCCTCAGTCAACAACTCGTTTACATCAACACATGTTGCATATGGCATTGTTGAGAAAACATAGAAGTTCTATTGTTCATACAAGGACAGAACTTGAATCAAGGAAGAAACTGGATGAGGCATGGGATTGCATGCTACCCCATGAAAACAGTGTGAAGAGACGAAGCAGAGAAAGAACGGACCCTTTTAATGAAATGCATAGTAACCTTTTTGGGAGAAAGGAACCGAATTCTTCTGTCAGTAAGCAAGGCATAGAAGTCAGTGGGGCAACCAATTATCCTACAAATACTGGCTGTGAAGTGGTGAGAAATGCTACAGGCCCAAAAGATGATATTTTTGCAGATCTCCCGCTCCTGGAACTGGAAAGTTCCAAGACTATGTTTAGGACAGGTGTTGGTGAACTTCCAGCTGTTATAGAAGAATCGTTTATAACAAGTCAAAGCGAAGCAGATTCTATACCAGAAGCTGTACCCTTGAGACTGATAGATGCATCTGACATCACTGCTCGGATGCCGTCTCCTCTTGAAGACTTGGTGAAAAGTGAAGTTAGTCCTGACAACGAGCCAGCATTCGTCTCTCACAATGATGGGGCAGGAAGTCACCCTGCCATTGTTGAGATTGATTGTGTGACACATCATAAGAATATCTGCATGCTGAAACCAGGTCTTGGTGATACACAGTTGGAATTTAACGGGTCGACAAGTTCTCATTCTGACCTGAGGTCAAAATGTGGTTCTAGTGACCCTCAGCAGGGTTGTTTTGATGCGAACAAAAACTGCCATCAGGAAATAAAGAAACATGGTGCAAGCTCTACTACCATTTCACCAGCCATGAGAACCAGAACTGAAGCGACTAAATGTAAAGATGTGTCAGTTAAGGGTAGGAAGATTACTGATATCTCTGCAGTGGTCGCACTACCTGCACCCATGAACCATCTTTCATCTCAAGTCAGTGTGTTGCCCTCTGCAGCAACACAAGGGGTTTTCAATACAAGAACCAATACAAATGGCATGTCTTCTAATAGAAGTATGCCTGCCAAGGAATGGATCCCATCTACCAGGCCTTCTGGTAACTTCAGAAGTAATGTCGGTCCATGTGCGCCACTGTCCAAGGAATGCGGCCCATCAACCAGACCTTCTGGTAACTTCAGAAACAATGTCGATCCATTTGTGCCGCTGTCAACAGATAACCAGGGGAGCTGGCACTCAAAACTTCACCCAGTTTGCAGTCCTGCTAACATTGGAATGGCTTTTATGAAGCTGCCTGGCCTTGAAAGAATGGAGATCTCAAACTGCAATGTAGAGATAGGTGAAAACAAATTTAAGAGCGCACAATCGATGAAGACAGTAAGATACCAGAAACAACAGTTGGTTAGTGGCATGACCAATGTTATGCAGTGTCAGAAAAAGACCGGTCTATGCAACTCTCAAGTTGGAAAAACAATTCCGGATGCTTGTCCGGGCCAAGGTAATCATAATCTGCAGCATCCCACTGTGCGTTTGATGGGTAAGACTGTCTCGATTTGTAACCATAGCAAGGACCATAATGTACCAACCATGGGAAAAGTGGTTTCAGCTCCAGCAAATGTCCCCATTGAAGCAAATTACCCCTCCACAACGTCATGTCAGTTACCCCAGAAGAGATCGTTCCCTTGTCAGGACTCTGTGGTGTCAAGAGGGCATCTTAATGATTCTTCAGATTTTTCGGCAAGGATTCCTAACAGCGTGTCAGAGCAAAATACTAGTTTCATTAGTCTGCATAACCAAAGGCTGCAACAAAAAAATACTGCTTCTTCAACCATAAAAGATAGCACTTGGAATTTTGGTAGTCAGTTTTCTCGTCAATCTGAACTCAATAATTCATCTATGGTCAGCACCAACTCCAAGATCAGGCATGTAGAGTTACATCAACCACCTCATCGGGTGAGCATTCCTCAGAATCAACAGTCTCATCTGTGGGCTtctgcatcacacatgattagGGAAGATCACATTTTCGTGAGCTCAGCAACAAATCAATGTTCTCCTGTTCCACAATCTTTGATAAACGCAAGCATGAAGGAAAAGTATCAGAAATCCACTTTGTTGTCCTacgatgatcctagctccatgCCTATTCACCAACCCTACCAGATACCTGGGGAAAATTTATCTTCTGCACCCGCCATATCCTTTCTTGGTTACGGCGTGGATAATTCTTTGTCCAGAAGCTCGTCTCCTGGACTGAGTCTCTCTCTTACAACAGGTTTGGCAAAAAAGTCCGTTTCAACTGGCAGACCTACTTGTATGGGCAATCTTACTAACACAGATGGTAGGACGGTTGCTGGCTTTGCTGATCCAATAAGCAATGGACCAGCTTATACAGATAATGTTTCACAGCAACCTGCAAAGAGACAACTTGTTACAGATAGACAAGATTTTACTTCTATGGGCCTAAACATTGTGAACCATTCACCTGGCTGGTCACTTAGTGATGCAGTTGGTCCTCGTGTACTTGATTTTAGTAAAAGAATGGCGAGGGATGTGCAGACAGCAAGAAATGAAAGCAACAATTCAAGGTCCAGTTCGGGTCCAGCTCCACCTATCGAAACAAGGTCGAGAGTTGGGGTGGTTGCAGGAATCAATACCATGTTGAGGCAGGGTCAAAACCTGAACGATCATTCCAAACTGCTATATTCCACCAAATTTTCAGTCGATAATGGTATCAATTCAGTGGTATTATTATAG